Proteins encoded in a region of the Deltaproteobacteria bacterium genome:
- a CDS encoding HAMP domain-containing protein: MRFRRRLVLIQVAGVGVVALVVSLSHRQFRHVAVPLMEQGLAAQTRACVQALASVADVGLAADDRALLRAQLRLCQVDEQANPDLAFVAILNARGVPLVQLGTVPRGLRVTSVRGQPVLERSARAYRAHAGVLLEGVPLGSVWAELHTGRVEEAQRRAALLRTAALAFTAASGLAAVLFALHLVKPLRQMIAFVHQVARGNLEAHLAVRASDELAILAVDLNRMTVELARSREQMVQASKMAAVGQLAGGVAHEINNPLAVILGFAQSVCQRLPEDDALSLPLRSIEREAKRCKALVSDLLAFSRKSTGLRQPTQLSALVVTTASLIEHQARLQGVQVRLDCREGLPESLVDANMLQQVLVNLCNNAIDAMPSGGELTLATRQTPAGDLEITVRDTGAGIPPEIRSRIFEPFFTTKPVGKGTGLGLALAYEIVQQHGGQLVCESELERGTAMIVTLPALRSPA; the protein is encoded by the coding sequence GTGAGGTTTCGGCGACGGCTGGTTCTGATCCAGGTCGCGGGCGTGGGTGTCGTGGCCCTGGTGGTGAGCCTCTCTCACCGGCAGTTTCGACACGTGGCGGTGCCGCTGATGGAGCAGGGCCTGGCGGCGCAGACCCGTGCGTGCGTCCAGGCCCTGGCCTCCGTGGCGGACGTGGGTCTGGCCGCCGACGATCGAGCTCTGCTGCGCGCGCAGCTCCGGCTGTGCCAGGTGGACGAGCAGGCGAATCCGGACCTCGCCTTCGTCGCCATCCTGAACGCGCGGGGCGTTCCCCTGGTGCAGCTGGGCACCGTGCCGCGCGGCCTCCGGGTCACGAGCGTCCGCGGTCAGCCGGTGCTGGAGCGCTCCGCGCGGGCCTATCGCGCGCACGCCGGGGTGCTGCTCGAGGGCGTCCCGCTCGGCAGCGTATGGGCCGAGCTCCACACGGGGCGCGTCGAGGAGGCGCAGCGGCGCGCGGCGCTCCTCCGCACGGCGGCTCTCGCGTTCACCGCGGCCTCCGGGCTCGCGGCGGTGCTCTTCGCCCTCCACCTGGTCAAGCCGCTGCGACAGATGATCGCTTTCGTGCACCAGGTGGCGCGGGGCAATCTGGAGGCGCACCTCGCGGTCCGGGCGAGCGACGAGCTGGCCATTCTGGCCGTGGACCTGAACCGCATGACGGTGGAGCTCGCCCGGTCGCGCGAGCAGATGGTGCAGGCCTCGAAGATGGCCGCGGTGGGGCAGCTCGCCGGGGGCGTGGCGCACGAGATCAACAACCCCCTGGCGGTGATCCTGGGTTTCGCGCAGAGCGTCTGCCAGCGGCTCCCCGAGGACGACGCGCTCTCCTTGCCGCTTCGATCTATCGAGCGCGAGGCCAAGCGCTGCAAGGCGCTCGTGTCCGACCTGCTCGCCTTCTCGCGCAAGTCCACCGGGCTGCGACAGCCGACGCAGCTCTCGGCGCTCGTTGTCACGACGGCGAGCCTCATCGAGCATCAGGCCCGCCTTCAGGGGGTGCAGGTACGGCTCGACTGTCGGGAGGGATTGCCCGAGAGTCTCGTCGACGCCAACATGCTGCAACAGGTGCTGGTGAATCTCTGCAACAACGCGATCGACGCCATGCCGAGCGGGGGCGAGCTGACCCTGGCCACGCGGCAGACCCCGGCCGGCGACCTCGAGATCACGGTGCGCGATACGGGTGCGGGCATACCGCCGGAGATCCGTTCGCGCATCTTCGAGCCCTTCTTCACGACCAAGCCGGTGGGCAAGGGGACGGGGCTCGGCCTCGCTCTGGCCTACGAGATCGTGCAACAGCACGGGGGCCAGCTCGTCTGCGAGAGCGAGCTGGAGCGCGGGACGGCGATGATCGTGACTCTGCCGGCGCTTCGGAGTCCGGCATGA